The Candidatus Thorarchaeota archaeon DNA window TCAAAGACCTATGTGCGTGATGCTGATGTCGGTCTTGTCAACAGCCATGCTGGGACCGGTACTAGTATCTCTAACTTCATTCTGAGGAGGCCTTAGAAGTGACAGGAGACAAGCGACTACACAGAATCCCAGACAAAGTGGAGTATGACCAGCGTCACTCCGATGACTTCAGAGGCGACGTCAAGGAGGTCGGCTTCCACTTCTGCGGCTACGACTATGACACGGCTGAAGAGCAACTGAAGATCTATCTGCACTACGACCAGCTGTACTACTGGAAGCTGGCAGAGCTCTCAAAGATGGGCAAGGGCTTCCTGGACGGCCAGCTCTGGGGCACCAAGTGTCCCAAGTGCGGAGACAAGTTCTTCCCACCGAGAGTGAACTGCTGGAACCTTGACTGCAATCTGGAGAAGACGGAGTGGGTTCAACTTGCACAGAAGGGAGTCGTGCACACCTTCACCATCGCCGGGTGGAGTGGAAAGTCGTCCCTCAAGCGGCTGCCCTTTGTGCT harbors:
- a CDS encoding Zn-ribbon domain-containing OB-fold protein is translated as MTGDKRLHRIPDKVEYDQRHSDDFRGDVKEVGFHFCGYDYDTAEEQLKIYLHYDQLYYWKLAELSKMGKGFLDGQLWGTKCPKCGDKFFPPRVNCWNLDCNLEKTEWVQLAQKGVVHTFTIAGWSGKSSLKRLPFVLAYVIVDGCKTAVANELRGLKPWDAEFGMPVKVVWAPKKERRAAITDFHFEPADGWKPGPMNPEKERMKELCEPVYEWVKSMQ